One Dietzia sp. JS16-p6b genomic window carries:
- a CDS encoding MaoC family dehydratase — protein sequence MSDRVICPAEPPAVAVGDRLPELTVEGTPTFIVASALATRDFQDVHHDRDLAHAKGSEDIFVNILTDTGLVQRFVTDWAGQRARITSIRLRLGVPWYAYDTLTLAGEVTGVDADGLVTLKIVGTDSLGAHVTSTATLYMNGDPQ from the coding sequence GTGAGTGATCGAGTGATCTGCCCGGCCGAGCCGCCCGCGGTGGCGGTGGGGGACCGACTGCCCGAGTTGACCGTCGAGGGCACCCCGACGTTCATCGTGGCCTCCGCTCTGGCGACCCGGGATTTCCAGGACGTGCACCACGACCGCGACCTCGCTCACGCCAAGGGCTCCGAGGACATCTTCGTCAACATCCTCACGGACACGGGTCTGGTGCAGCGGTTCGTCACCGACTGGGCGGGTCAGCGCGCCCGGATCACGTCGATCAGGCTGCGCCTCGGAGTGCCCTGGTACGCGTACGACACGCTCACCCTGGCCGGTGAGGTCACCGGGGTCGACGCCGACGGGCTGGTCACTCTGAAGATCGTCGGCACGGACTCGTTGGGCGCGCACGTCACCTCGACGGCGACCCTCTACATGAACGGAGATCCACAGTGA
- a CDS encoding lipid-transfer protein — protein MSTLAAESLANRAAIVGIGATDFSKDSGRSELRLAAEAVRAAVADAGLQPSDVDGLVSFTMDTNTEIAVARAAGIGSLNFFSRIHYGGGAACATVQQAAMAVATGVAEVVVCYRAFNERSGMRFGQVNSALVQQVNSSGTDNAFSYPHGLSTPAGFVAMVARRYMHDYGATSEDFGRIAVVDRTHAAVNPNAFFYDKPITLADHQSSRYIAEPLHLLDCCQESDGGQAIVVTTPERARDLPHRPVSIAAAASGSGPDQYIMTSYYRPELAGLPEMGIVGDQLWSQSGLRPQDMDMAVLYDHFTPYVLMQLEELGFCGRGEAKDFVREPGALEVGGRLPLNTHGGQLGEAYIHGMNGIAEGVRQLRGDSVNQVPGAEKLVVTAGTGVPTSGLVLTV, from the coding sequence GTGAGCACCCTCGCGGCCGAGTCACTCGCCAACCGGGCCGCGATCGTCGGCATCGGTGCCACCGACTTCTCCAAGGACTCGGGCCGCTCCGAGCTGCGTCTGGCCGCCGAGGCCGTGCGCGCGGCCGTGGCGGACGCGGGACTGCAGCCGTCGGACGTGGACGGCCTGGTGTCCTTCACGATGGACACCAACACGGAGATCGCGGTGGCGCGGGCCGCCGGCATCGGCAGCCTGAACTTCTTCTCCCGGATCCACTACGGCGGCGGCGCGGCGTGCGCCACGGTGCAGCAGGCCGCGATGGCCGTGGCGACCGGGGTGGCCGAGGTGGTGGTCTGCTACCGCGCGTTCAACGAACGGTCGGGGATGCGGTTCGGCCAGGTCAACTCGGCCCTGGTGCAGCAGGTCAACTCGTCCGGGACGGACAACGCGTTCTCCTACCCGCACGGGCTGTCGACCCCGGCCGGGTTCGTGGCGATGGTCGCCCGGCGGTACATGCACGACTACGGGGCCACGAGCGAGGACTTCGGCCGGATCGCGGTGGTGGACCGCACGCACGCGGCCGTCAACCCGAACGCGTTCTTCTACGACAAGCCGATCACGCTCGCGGATCACCAGAGCTCGCGCTACATCGCCGAGCCACTGCACCTGTTGGACTGCTGCCAGGAGTCCGACGGCGGCCAGGCGATCGTCGTGACCACCCCCGAACGCGCCCGGGACCTGCCGCACCGGCCGGTGTCGATCGCGGCGGCCGCCTCGGGTTCGGGGCCCGATCAATACATCATGACCTCGTACTACCGCCCGGAGCTCGCCGGGCTGCCGGAGATGGGGATCGTCGGCGATCAGCTGTGGTCCCAGTCCGGACTCCGTCCGCAGGACATGGACATGGCGGTGCTGTACGACCACTTCACGCCGTACGTCCTCATGCAGCTCGAGGAGCTCGGCTTCTGCGGCCGAGGAGAGGCCAAGGACTTCGTCCGTGAACCGGGCGCGCTCGAGGTGGGCGGGCGGCTGCCGCTCAACACCCACGGCGGGCAGCTCGGCGAGGCCTACATCCACGGCATGAACGGCATCGCGGAGGGCGTGCGTCAGCTGCGGGGCGACTCGGTGAACCAGGTGCCGGGTGCGGAGAAGCTGGTCGTCACCGCGGGCACCGGGGTGCCGACGTCGGGCCTGGTGCTCACGGTCTGA
- a CDS encoding alpha/beta hydrolase, whose amino-acid sequence MSSRRSPHSGAPYDGGLMLPRATRTGTVPVDGRRSAAPEADRPSGRTPTLTGPGEQGTLRSRGLAGGLRMFVRPALDKMPATDASLGRLRALTSGAGRAAALETTNDWSSDGPVPGLWVGRKRFFHSDKVIFHIHGGGFTFGSPWSHKALASRMASETGVPVFLPDYRLAPEHPHPAATEDTLAGWEWLLSMGFRAQDIVVAGDSAGGNLALQLVAALGAEKAAMPAGVVLLSPWVDLDFTDMTARDRTRKDPFLALGLAELCRRQYAPGVDPDDPAISPINHVPSPDWPPFLIQCGGEEIFCGGIEKLAERFAEHGVRHEFQLWPHQFHVFQVFHPLVPEAKLAVRDIGSFIRGCLRG is encoded by the coding sequence ATGAGTTCACGGCGGTCCCCGCACAGCGGCGCGCCCTACGACGGGGGCCTGATGCTGCCCCGCGCCACGCGGACGGGGACGGTCCCGGTGGACGGTCGCCGATCCGCCGCCCCGGAGGCGGACCGACCGTCGGGCCGCACGCCGACGCTGACGGGCCCCGGCGAGCAGGGGACCCTCCGCTCCCGCGGACTCGCCGGCGGCCTGAGGATGTTCGTCCGCCCCGCCCTGGACAAGATGCCGGCTACCGACGCGTCCCTCGGTCGACTTCGCGCGCTGACCTCCGGAGCCGGCCGGGCGGCCGCTCTCGAGACCACCAACGACTGGTCCTCGGACGGTCCCGTGCCCGGGTTGTGGGTGGGTCGCAAGCGGTTCTTCCACTCGGACAAGGTGATCTTCCATATCCACGGCGGTGGCTTCACCTTCGGATCCCCTTGGTCGCACAAGGCCCTCGCCTCGCGGATGGCCAGCGAGACCGGCGTGCCGGTCTTCCTGCCCGACTACCGGCTCGCGCCCGAGCACCCGCACCCCGCGGCCACCGAGGACACCCTCGCGGGCTGGGAGTGGCTGCTGAGCATGGGCTTCCGGGCGCAGGACATCGTGGTGGCCGGGGATTCCGCCGGCGGCAACCTCGCCCTGCAACTCGTGGCCGCCCTCGGCGCGGAGAAGGCCGCGATGCCGGCGGGGGTCGTCCTGCTCTCACCGTGGGTGGATCTGGACTTCACGGACATGACCGCCCGCGACCGCACCCGCAAGGACCCGTTCCTCGCCCTCGGCCTGGCCGAGCTGTGCCGACGCCAGTACGCCCCGGGGGTGGACCCGGACGATCCCGCCATCTCGCCGATCAATCACGTCCCGTCCCCGGACTGGCCGCCGTTCCTCATCCAGTGCGGGGGCGAGGAGATCTTCTGCGGGGGGATCGAGAAGCTCGCCGAGCGGTTCGCCGAACACGGGGTCCGGCACGAGTTCCAGCTCTGGCCCCACCAGTTCCACGTGTTCCAGGTGTTCCACCCCCTCGTCCCCGAGGCCAAGCTCGCGGTGCGCGACATCGGGTCGTTCATCCGCGGGTGCCTGCGCGGCTGA